A genomic region of Azoarcus sp. KH32C contains the following coding sequences:
- a CDS encoding threonine/serine dehydratase: protein MRNYPTIQDIREAQERLRPHIKHTPLLRGEKMEKALGCQVWLKPETLQITGAFKIRGALNKTLSLPREEIANGIIATSSGNHAQGLAYAARMLGVKAILVLPVTTPKIKIANTEALGAEVILFDGDNAARWKRVYEIAEEMNYAAVHAFEDPLVMAGQGTIGLEILEDLEDVDAVIIPMGGGGLISGIATAIKETKPSVRVIGAEPALTPKYFHSRKNKERTSLPLKNTIADGLRLSVPGRNPFPIIEKYVDEIVLVEDEHIIAAMRMLAKDAKLIAEPAASIGIGALLAGAVKVEADEKVCVVLSGGNWDLSDLAEIYGAGE, encoded by the coding sequence ATGCGCAACTACCCGACCATTCAGGACATTCGCGAAGCCCAGGAACGGCTGAGGCCCCACATCAAGCACACGCCGCTATTGCGTGGAGAAAAGATGGAGAAGGCCCTCGGCTGCCAGGTATGGCTCAAGCCCGAAACCCTGCAGATCACGGGCGCCTTCAAGATCCGCGGCGCGCTGAACAAGACCCTTTCGCTTCCAAGGGAAGAGATCGCCAACGGCATCATCGCCACGTCTTCGGGCAATCATGCCCAGGGGCTCGCTTACGCCGCCAGGATGCTCGGCGTAAAGGCGATATTGGTGCTTCCGGTCACCACGCCGAAGATCAAGATCGCCAATACCGAAGCCCTCGGGGCGGAAGTCATCCTTTTCGATGGCGATAACGCTGCCAGATGGAAAAGGGTGTATGAAATTGCCGAAGAAATGAATTACGCCGCGGTTCACGCTTTCGAGGACCCTCTGGTGATGGCGGGTCAGGGAACGATCGGCCTGGAGATATTGGAAGATCTGGAAGATGTGGACGCGGTGATCATTCCCATGGGCGGCGGAGGCCTTATTTCAGGAATCGCGACCGCCATCAAGGAAACGAAACCTTCGGTGCGTGTAATAGGCGCTGAGCCGGCCTTGACGCCGAAGTACTTCCACAGCAGGAAGAACAAGGAACGTACGTCGCTGCCCTTGAAGAACACCATTGCGGATGGCTTGAGACTCAGCGTTCCGGGTCGGAACCCGTTTCCCATTATCGAAAAGTACGTCGATGAAATTGTTCTCGTTGAAGACGAGCACATCATCGCGGCCATGCGCATGCTGGCCAAGGATGCGAAGTTGATCGCCGAACCCGCCGCGTCGATCGGCATTGGCGCTCTATTGGCCGGCGCCGTAAAGGTCGAAGCAGATGAAAAAGTCTGCGTGGTATTGAGCGGCGGGAACTGGGACTTGAGCGACCTTGCCGAGATATACGGAGCTGGAGAGTAA
- a CDS encoding cupin domain-containing protein, with protein MSNLQQAAAVLANPPSFVDLRQFARDKSLGIVVTTSAGEDRFLSSRRILDWAPGLVTAGVITLEAGSGSVQSLPADEFIIVNEGSLTLTQQGSTLTLGPNQSAVLKHGAAFTWSAQGPVSLIFTRYNKSQAGDGAIVPIQENPEMGPSAGGPLAELLLTPAPVCRNYTDYRSADGEFTCGTWDSTPYTRRAMFFRHMELMHLLEGSVTFVDEAGRSGTFSEGDIFLIEQRASCSWESREQVAKVYVIYRPA; from the coding sequence ATGTCGAATTTGCAGCAAGCAGCGGCCGTGCTGGCCAACCCGCCATCCTTCGTCGATCTGCGCCAATTTGCGCGAGACAAGAGCCTCGGCATCGTCGTGACAACTTCGGCCGGAGAGGACCGCTTCCTTTCCAGCCGCCGCATCCTGGACTGGGCACCGGGACTGGTGACGGCGGGCGTCATTACCCTCGAAGCCGGCAGCGGCTCCGTGCAGTCCCTGCCGGCGGATGAATTCATCATCGTCAACGAAGGCAGCCTAACCCTGACGCAGCAGGGCTCCACCCTGACGCTGGGGCCGAACCAGAGCGCGGTGCTCAAGCACGGCGCCGCATTCACCTGGTCCGCACAAGGCCCGGTGTCGCTGATCTTCACCCGTTACAACAAGAGCCAAGCGGGCGACGGTGCCATCGTGCCGATCCAGGAAAACCCGGAGATGGGACCGTCGGCGGGCGGACCGCTGGCCGAGCTGCTGCTCACGCCGGCGCCGGTTTGCCGCAATTACACCGACTACCGTTCGGCCGACGGCGAATTCACCTGCGGTACCTGGGACTCGACGCCCTACACCCGCCGCGCGATGTTCTTCCGCCACATGGAGCTGATGCACCTGCTGGAAGGGAGCGTGACCTTCGTCGATGAAGCGGGTCGCAGCGGCACGTTCTCGGAGGGCGACATTTTCCTCATCGAGCAGAGGGCCTCTTGCAGCTGGGAGAGCCGCGAGCAAGTGGCGAAGGTGTACGTGATCTACCGCCCGGCGTAA
- a CDS encoding ornithine cyclodeaminase family protein, which produces MKTLLLKKEEVSRLISMKEVIGAVEEAYKAFSSGQVDQPPYIGIHLPPPRGEIDFKLGYYKGNEVISMKASSGGFPDNQRLYGVPSGMGTILLFDARSCALICVMDGSLLTGLRTGACGAVSVKALARKNSKKITSIGTGNQARMQIRAITEVMKIEEIHAWDHTQESLSKYKADIENEFGIPVIMGGSMKEAVEQADILITTTRGKGSLVEADWVKPGTHIVAIGTDMRGKQEFDPEIFRNAKIVNDSIEQCIDKGETWHPLNRGIIAKEDIHGEIGEILLGRKAGRENDQEITIFDSTGMAIQDNTTSYKIYQNAIEGNVGTFFEFIA; this is translated from the coding sequence ATGAAGACGCTGCTGCTCAAGAAAGAGGAAGTCAGCCGATTGATATCCATGAAGGAAGTCATCGGTGCGGTCGAAGAAGCCTACAAGGCCTTCAGCAGCGGCCAGGTGGATCAGCCCCCGTATATCGGGATTCATCTCCCTCCCCCGCGGGGCGAAATCGACTTCAAGCTCGGATACTACAAGGGCAATGAAGTAATCTCCATGAAGGCGTCTTCTGGAGGCTTCCCCGACAACCAGCGGCTCTACGGCGTGCCCAGCGGCATGGGGACCATTCTGCTGTTCGATGCCAGGAGCTGCGCCTTGATCTGCGTAATGGACGGAAGCCTGCTCACCGGCCTCCGGACCGGGGCATGCGGCGCCGTTTCGGTAAAGGCGCTGGCGCGGAAGAACTCCAAAAAGATCACCTCCATCGGCACCGGGAATCAAGCCAGGATGCAGATCCGGGCAATTACCGAGGTCATGAAGATCGAGGAGATCCATGCTTGGGACCACACCCAAGAGTCGCTTTCCAAATACAAAGCGGACATCGAAAACGAATTCGGCATTCCCGTGATCATGGGAGGCTCCATGAAGGAAGCTGTGGAGCAGGCCGACATCCTCATTACCACGACCCGGGGAAAAGGCTCGCTGGTGGAAGCCGACTGGGTAAAACCCGGCACACACATCGTTGCGATCGGCACGGATATGAGGGGCAAGCAGGAATTCGATCCCGAGATCTTCAGGAATGCCAAGATCGTGAATGACTCGATCGAGCAGTGCATCGATAAAGGCGAGACCTGGCATCCGTTGAATCGAGGAATCATTGCCAAGGAAGATATCCACGGAGAAATCGGCGAGATCCTGCTGGGCAGAAAAGCCGGCAGAGAAAATGATCAAGAAATCACGATCTTCGATTCGACCGGAATGGCCATCCAGGACAATACCACCTCGTACAAGATCTATCAGAACGCAATAGAAGGCAACGTTGGAACCTTCTTCGAATTCATTGCGTAA
- a CDS encoding helix-turn-helix transcriptional regulator, which produces MDAHPIAYGVSHLSPPRRRAPDGEERAAAGAVARAKQFIEDNFREPISLDGLAALVGLTRFSLAKHFRQRVGVSPYRYVCEVRVRHAQRMMAQGFRLTDVASEVGFFDQSHLARHFKRSCGMTPREYISRCLHTRV; this is translated from the coding sequence ATGGATGCCCATCCGATCGCCTATGGCGTTTCCCACCTGAGCCCGCCTCGCCGCCGGGCACCGGACGGCGAGGAGCGCGCGGCGGCCGGCGCCGTCGCGCGGGCCAAGCAGTTCATCGAAGACAACTTCCGCGAGCCGATCAGCCTCGACGGCCTTGCCGCCCTCGTCGGCCTCACCCGCTTCAGCCTGGCCAAGCACTTCCGCCAGCGCGTCGGCGTCTCGCCCTACCGCTACGTGTGCGAGGTTCGGGTGCGTCATGCGCAACGGATGATGGCGCAGGGATTTCGGCTGACCGATGTCGCGAGCGAGGTCGGCTTTTTCGACCAGAGCCACCTTGCCCGGCATTTCAAGCGTAGCTGCGGGATGACGCCGCGGGAATACATCTCGCGCTGCCTGCACACGCGGGTCTAG
- a CDS encoding aspartate/glutamate racemase family protein: MTKRVAFVHTVGFLVEDFRARIRADVPAADCFHILNESLLQDLLRGAPQPLVYRRVVDQIVLAAQAQPELIVVTCSSTSPAVDIARRIVQQPILKIDDPMASEAARSGPRIGLLCTASSTVEPSSALLHAHAAEQGREITIKTVLRPEAYQALMAGDRAGHDAILYEAAAELSNEVDVLVLAQASLAHLRDTLAAKLKCPVLASPPLLMREIARLCAE; this comes from the coding sequence ATGACCAAGCGCGTTGCCTTTGTCCATACCGTCGGTTTCCTGGTCGAGGATTTCCGGGCGCGCATTCGCGCCGATGTTCCCGCCGCCGACTGCTTTCATATCCTTAACGAAAGCCTGTTACAAGATCTGTTGCGCGGAGCACCGCAGCCGCTGGTTTACCGGCGCGTGGTCGATCAAATCGTGCTGGCGGCGCAAGCGCAGCCCGAACTGATCGTCGTCACCTGTTCATCGACGTCTCCGGCCGTGGATATCGCGCGGCGCATCGTGCAGCAGCCGATCCTGAAGATCGACGACCCGATGGCGTCGGAAGCGGCGCGCAGCGGTCCGCGCATTGGGCTGCTGTGCACGGCAAGCAGCACGGTAGAACCGAGCAGCGCACTACTGCACGCGCATGCCGCAGAGCAAGGGCGCGAGATCACGATCAAGACGGTGCTGCGCCCCGAGGCCTACCAGGCGCTGATGGCAGGCGATCGTGCGGGACACGACGCAATTCTTTATGAAGCGGCTGCCGAGCTTTCCAACGAGGTGGATGTACTGGTGCTTGCTCAGGCCTCGCTGGCGCATTTGCGCGACACGCTCGCCGCGAAACTCAAATGCCCGGTATTGGCAAGCCCGCCTTTGCTGATGCGGGAAATCGCCAGACTCTGCGCCGAATGA
- a CDS encoding FAD-binding oxidoreductase codes for MNARKADVIIVGGGIMGAATAFFLRKRGMSVILLERGLIGQQASGVNFGNVRRMGRPIEQLPLANRSRETWLKFKELFGDDVELLLNGHLRVGFTPAHEERMAKYAQDAKDFGLDMQMMGAKALRERFPYLGPEITAGCYAPHDGHANPRLAAPIIGRAAVREGAQVFENTEIVSVEKDGEDFRVTAADGRTFRAPVALITAGAWGDRISAKFGEPVPMIAKGPQMCVTEPVPYAIGPTIGAMADVFEQVVFFRQVARGNIVIGGGGHEPVDLENRRAYVNPHRTLFKLKNAPRVVPAFNHLNIIRVWSGIEGYMEDSSPAMGPSARVPGLYYAFGFSGEGFQLGPGVGDVMAELIHTGATTTPIEQYHIGRFAKQAMQAA; via the coding sequence ATGAACGCGCGGAAAGCAGATGTCATCATCGTTGGCGGCGGCATCATGGGGGCCGCCACGGCTTTCTTCCTGCGCAAGCGCGGCATGTCGGTCATCCTGCTCGAGCGGGGATTGATCGGCCAGCAGGCCAGCGGCGTCAACTTCGGCAATGTGCGCCGGATGGGCCGCCCGATCGAGCAACTGCCGCTGGCAAACCGCTCGCGCGAGACCTGGCTGAAGTTCAAGGAATTGTTCGGTGACGATGTCGAACTCTTGCTGAACGGCCATCTGCGCGTCGGCTTCACGCCGGCGCACGAAGAACGGATGGCGAAGTATGCACAGGACGCGAAGGACTTCGGCCTGGATATGCAGATGATGGGCGCGAAAGCGCTGCGCGAACGCTTTCCATACCTGGGGCCGGAAATTACTGCGGGTTGCTATGCCCCCCACGACGGTCATGCGAACCCCCGTCTCGCGGCACCGATTATCGGCCGTGCAGCGGTGCGCGAAGGCGCGCAGGTGTTCGAAAACACCGAGATCGTGAGTGTCGAGAAGGATGGCGAGGACTTCCGCGTGACCGCCGCCGATGGGCGGACCTTCCGTGCGCCCGTGGCGTTGATCACCGCCGGCGCCTGGGGCGACCGCATCAGCGCCAAATTCGGCGAACCGGTGCCCATGATCGCCAAAGGGCCGCAGATGTGCGTCACCGAACCTGTGCCTTACGCCATCGGGCCGACCATTGGTGCGATGGCGGACGTGTTCGAACAAGTCGTCTTCTTCCGCCAGGTTGCGCGCGGCAACATCGTCATCGGCGGCGGCGGCCACGAACCGGTGGATCTGGAGAATCGGCGCGCCTACGTGAACCCGCACAGAACGCTGTTCAAGCTGAAGAATGCGCCGCGCGTGGTGCCGGCGTTCAATCACCTGAACATCATTCGCGTCTGGAGCGGGATCGAGGGTTACATGGAAGACAGCAGCCCGGCCATGGGGCCGAGCGCGCGCGTGCCCGGCCTGTATTACGCGTTCGGCTTCTCCGGCGAAGGCTTCCAGTTGGGACCGGGCGTGGGCGACGTGATGGCGGAACTGATCCACACCGGCGCCACGACCACCCCGATCGAGCAGTACCACATTGGCCGCTTTGCCAAGCAGGCGATGCAGGCGGCGTAG